One Pecten maximus unplaced genomic scaffold, xPecMax1.1, whole genome shotgun sequence DNA segment encodes these proteins:
- the LOC117318614 gene encoding uncharacterized protein LOC117318614 → MNPISPRLAVFEEFFEDPRNNLHALFYPNDIQLIGLKCTTKYMYPDSGEGTQEVLMTCKPNDVSMDMSGNVFIKGDELWHPKLKGESGKEKRDSDPEVLGYHPFFDVRAGNWGIAGIKGKGKDPYDWLRLVYGQKRNK, encoded by the exons ATGAATCCCATATCGCCTCGACTTGCTGTATTTGAAGAGTTTTTCGAAGATCCTAGAAATAATCTACACGCCTTATTCT aTCCGAACGACATACAACTAATAGGATTGAAATGTACAACCAAGTATATGTATCCTGACA GTGGAGAAGGAACACAAGAAGTATTAATGACATGTAAACCCAACGACGTGTCCATGGACATGTCTGGTAACG tATTTATCAAAGGAGACGAGCTATGGCATCCAAAACTCAAAGGTGAAAGTGGCAAGGAAAAACGCGATTCTGATCCTGAAG tACTCGGATATCATCCTTTCTTTGATGTACGAGCAGGAAATTGGGGGATAGCTGGAATCAAAGGAAAAGGTAAGGATCCATACGATTGGTTGAGATTAGTTTACGGTCAAAAACGAAATAAA